The Gammaproteobacteria bacterium genome has a segment encoding these proteins:
- a CDS encoding HAD family hydrolase: MRTVKAICLDLDDTLWDLGPVLVRAEQEIHAWLDQRYPRITERFSVADIRALRQAVEADFPGREFDLPLLRRETFARLARETGYAEALAGEAFEVFQRMRNSVMPYPDVHAGLERLAQRAPLIALTNGNADLEVIGLRRYFAAVVSAVEVGAAKPDARAFHAACERVALHPTQVAHAGDHPVNDVDAARAVGMAAVWVDRGLHEWPAHLAPAEHVVADLHELAELLGA; the protein is encoded by the coding sequence ATGCGCACCGTCAAAGCCATCTGCCTGGATCTCGACGATACCCTGTGGGATCTCGGACCCGTGCTGGTGCGCGCCGAGCAGGAGATCCATGCCTGGCTCGATCAGCGCTACCCCCGCATCACGGAACGTTTTTCCGTCGCGGACATACGCGCGCTGCGCCAGGCGGTGGAGGCCGATTTCCCGGGGCGTGAATTCGACCTGCCGCTGTTGCGCCGGGAGACTTTCGCCCGGCTCGCGCGGGAGACGGGCTATGCAGAGGCGCTGGCCGGGGAGGCGTTCGAGGTGTTCCAGCGCATGCGCAACTCGGTCATGCCGTACCCGGACGTGCACGCGGGGCTCGAGCGCCTCGCGCAGCGCGCGCCGCTCATCGCGCTGACCAACGGCAACGCCGACCTCGAAGTCATCGGGCTGCGCCGGTATTTCGCTGCCGTGGTGAGCGCGGTGGAGGTCGGTGCCGCCAAGCCCGATGCGAGGGCCTTCCATGCGGCCTGTGAGCGGGTGGCGCTGCATCCGACCCAGGTCGCGCACGCGGGCGATCACCCGGTGAACGATGTCGATGCGGCCCGTGCCGTCGGCATGGCGGCGGTCTGGGTGGACCGCGGCCTGCACGAGTGGCCGGCGCATCTTGCGCCGGCCGAGCATGTCGTCGCCGACCTGCACGAACTGGCGGAGCTGCTCGGCGCATGA
- a CDS encoding VOC family protein — MKYLHTMVRVSDLDASLDFYCNKLGLREIRRYDNEAGRYTLVFVAAPGDESAPLELTWNWDPEPYGEARNFGHVAYEVDDIYAVCDRLLRAGVTINRPPRDGRMAFVRSPDHISVELLQKGAALAPQEPWKSMPNTGRW, encoded by the coding sequence ATGAAATACCTGCATACCATGGTCCGGGTATCGGACCTCGACGCATCGCTGGATTTCTACTGCAACAAGCTCGGTCTGCGCGAGATCCGCCGCTACGACAACGAGGCCGGCCGTTACACGCTGGTGTTCGTGGCGGCACCAGGCGACGAGTCGGCACCGCTCGAGCTGACCTGGAACTGGGATCCGGAGCCCTACGGCGAGGCGCGCAACTTCGGCCACGTTGCCTACGAAGTGGATGACATCTACGCGGTGTGCGATCGCCTGCTGCGCGCGGGCGTGACGATCAACCGGCCACCGCGCGACGGGCGCATGGCGTTCGTGCGCTCGCCCGACCACATCTCCGTGGAACTGCTGCAGAAGGGCGCGGCGCTTGCACCGCAGGAGCCCTGGAAGTCGATGCCCAATACCGGTCGCTGGTGA
- a CDS encoding diguanylate cyclase, giving the protein MSSLVAERRRGFSRLRFSRFVEEQFRQRYAELNHAKVRPLLVVAAAAVIGVTVLGIYQENVSALTATFGLAVMLPLLMATLICSFQREHHALYQPLLAVSVMCVGLIVTSLTLRASLHGTPYYFGAQVAWILTVWLVLGLLFWYAAATSLLISVCYVWGLAHWRFGPQEAAFEAVMLLGVNTIGALCCYQLEATTRDAFRDKRILEDLAERDGLTGLYNRRAYGAYMDRIWRQSLREQSQLTVMLIDIDDFKAYNDLYGHQAGDDALKRVAEVIAMGAQRPLDFAARYGGEEFALVLYGSASDLGRDLPEQIRRKVEVLAIPHTKSSVGMYLTVSIGVAVITPGAERSLAGAVQMADEALYQAKEEGRNRVIVKESRLTYIETGRFRAGRRAAG; this is encoded by the coding sequence ATGAGTTCGCTCGTCGCCGAGCGGCGGCGCGGGTTCTCGCGCCTGCGTTTCTCGCGTTTCGTCGAGGAGCAGTTCCGCCAGCGCTACGCGGAACTCAACCACGCGAAGGTGCGGCCGCTGCTGGTCGTTGCCGCTGCCGCGGTGATCGGCGTCACCGTGCTCGGCATCTACCAGGAAAACGTATCGGCGTTGACGGCCACCTTCGGGCTGGCGGTGATGTTGCCCCTGCTGATGGCCACCCTGATCTGCTCCTTCCAGCGGGAGCATCATGCGCTGTACCAGCCCCTGCTCGCGGTGAGCGTGATGTGCGTCGGCTTGATCGTGACGTCGCTCACGCTGCGGGCGAGCCTCCACGGCACGCCGTACTACTTCGGTGCGCAGGTCGCCTGGATTCTCACCGTCTGGCTGGTGCTCGGTTTGCTGTTCTGGTATGCGGCGGCCACCTCGCTGCTGATCTCCGTCTGCTATGTCTGGGGCCTGGCGCACTGGCGGTTCGGGCCGCAGGAAGCGGCTTTCGAAGCCGTCATGCTCCTCGGCGTGAACACCATTGGTGCGCTCTGCTGCTACCAGCTCGAGGCGACGACCCGCGATGCGTTTCGCGACAAGCGCATCCTGGAAGACCTGGCCGAGCGCGATGGCCTGACCGGGCTCTACAACCGGCGCGCGTATGGCGCCTACATGGATCGTATCTGGCGGCAGTCGCTGCGCGAGCAGAGCCAGCTCACCGTGATGCTGATCGACATCGACGACTTCAAGGCCTACAACGATCTCTACGGCCACCAGGCCGGTGACGACGCGCTCAAGCGGGTCGCCGAGGTGATCGCGATGGGCGCCCAGCGACCGCTCGATTTCGCCGCCCGCTACGGCGGCGAGGAATTCGCCCTGGTGCTGTACGGGTCGGCGAGCGATCTTGGCCGCGACCTGCCGGAGCAGATCCGCCGCAAGGTCGAAGTGCTGGCGATCCCGCACACCAAGTCCTCGGTCGGCATGTATCTGACTGTCAGCATCGGCGTCGCCGTGATCACCCCGGGCGCGGAGCGCAGCCTCGCCGGAGCCGTGCAGATGGCCGACGAAGCCCTGTATCAGGCCAAGGAGGAGGGGCGCAATCGCGTCATCGTGAAGGAATCGCGGCTGACCTATATCGAGACCGGCCGGTTCAGGGCCGGCCGCCGCGCCGCCGGTTGA
- a CDS encoding DUF192 domain-containing protein, with protein MRRAPTATSVAIALALALLAATASRAAGLLEQFPRAHGVIVTQQACHLLDLYLALSPEQRTQGLMHVRELGEFEGMLFPSRQPAIVSMWMKNTYIPLDMLFIAADGRIVGIAAGTTPLSEDHITSPEPVTGVLELGGGFAARHRVQTGDRFALLPAR; from the coding sequence GTGAGGCGCGCGCCGACCGCCACGAGCGTTGCGATCGCCCTCGCGCTTGCCCTGCTCGCGGCCACCGCCAGCCGGGCGGCCGGGCTGCTGGAGCAATTCCCGCGCGCCCACGGCGTGATCGTGACGCAACAGGCCTGCCACCTGCTCGACCTCTACCTGGCGCTCAGCCCCGAACAGCGCACGCAGGGGCTCATGCATGTGCGCGAACTCGGCGAGTTCGAGGGCATGCTGTTCCCCAGCCGGCAGCCGGCCATCGTCAGCATGTGGATGAAGAACACCTACATCCCGCTCGACATGCTGTTCATCGCCGCCGACGGACGCATCGTCGGCATTGCCGCCGGAACCACGCCCCTGTCGGAAGACCACATCACGTCACCCGAGCCGGTCACCGGCGTGCTGGAACTCGGCGGCGGCTTCGCCGCGCGCCACCGCGTGCAGACGGGCGACCGCTTCGCGCTGCTGCCGGCCCGTTAA
- a CDS encoding GNAT family N-acetyltransferase — MTPQFEIIACPPERREALYRLRAAVWLDEGASPAAFDAGQWTDARDATRRHWIALHQDEVIAGASLSIHDGLRQVEEAEAYLAYDLPEDGPVAVPARVVVHRDWRGRGVVQRLLDIQEEAARDSRAVLAVRQASRMMRPLLARRGWRYHGPGPQDPRFPREQFAVMSWLPGSR, encoded by the coding sequence ATGACGCCGCAGTTCGAGATCATCGCCTGCCCGCCGGAGCGGCGCGAGGCGCTCTACCGGCTTCGGGCCGCCGTCTGGCTGGACGAGGGCGCCAGCCCGGCAGCATTCGACGCAGGCCAATGGACGGATGCGCGCGATGCCACCCGCCGCCACTGGATTGCGCTGCACCAGGACGAAGTCATCGCCGGCGCCTCGCTCAGCATTCACGACGGCCTGCGACAGGTCGAGGAAGCCGAAGCCTATCTCGCATACGACCTGCCCGAGGACGGGCCGGTGGCGGTGCCGGCACGGGTGGTCGTGCACCGCGACTGGCGTGGCCGCGGCGTCGTGCAGCGGCTGCTCGACATCCAGGAGGAGGCAGCGCGCGACTCGCGCGCGGTGCTCGCCGTGCGGCAGGCCTCGCGCATGATGCGGCCGCTGCTCGCGCGTCGCGGCTGGCGTTACCACGGGCCCGGGCCGCAGGACCCGCGCTTCCCGCGCGAGCAGTTCGCGGTGATGTCGTGGCTGCCCGGTAGCCGGTAG
- a CDS encoding LLM class flavin-dependent oxidoreductase, whose product MRIDVLLEPDQSPAQLTELAQLCERYGIGTMWQQNYVSWRDPFMSLVPAAQATKSVGLGVCVVSPWEMHPVKMASALLTLHEFGKGRAALVIGGGGEWPARLGIEVVKRVRCVREAIELVHRGVRGKSLTYQGQMFKVYGYNPSFGATAPPLVYAGANQPQMLHATVPAADGVMYSDMPRARVKETVRLTQAALADKARPAEGYHISNIWAWHIKADREVALREARRELLLRGLLDRWYLESFLSAEDCDLIEKNKNAFFKAYRTRSGVIEGVPDRIVDACLANFTFTGTPADIDGHLAELTAFRDAGVNELCFRLHDDPAYAIRIIGERIVPALR is encoded by the coding sequence ATGCGTATCGACGTCCTGCTCGAACCCGACCAAAGCCCGGCGCAGCTCACCGAACTGGCACAGCTGTGCGAACGCTACGGTATCGGCACGATGTGGCAACAGAACTACGTCTCCTGGCGCGACCCGTTCATGTCGCTGGTGCCGGCGGCGCAGGCGACGAAGAGCGTCGGCCTCGGCGTGTGCGTGGTGAGCCCCTGGGAAATGCACCCGGTGAAGATGGCGAGCGCGCTGCTGACGCTGCACGAGTTCGGCAAGGGCCGTGCCGCGCTGGTGATCGGCGGTGGCGGAGAGTGGCCGGCGCGGCTCGGCATCGAGGTGGTGAAACGCGTGCGTTGCGTGCGCGAGGCGATCGAACTGGTGCACCGGGGTGTCCGCGGCAAGTCGCTGACCTACCAGGGGCAGATGTTCAAGGTGTACGGCTACAACCCGAGCTTCGGCGCCACCGCGCCGCCGCTGGTGTATGCCGGCGCGAACCAGCCGCAGATGCTGCATGCAACGGTGCCGGCGGCAGACGGCGTGATGTACAGCGACATGCCGCGCGCGCGCGTGAAGGAGACGGTGCGCCTTACGCAGGCGGCGCTGGCGGACAAGGCACGGCCCGCCGAGGGCTATCACATCAGCAATATCTGGGCCTGGCACATCAAGGCCGACCGCGAGGTCGCGCTCCGGGAAGCCCGGCGCGAACTGCTGCTGCGCGGGCTGCTCGACCGCTGGTATCTCGAGAGCTTCCTCAGCGCCGAGGACTGCGACCTGATCGAGAAGAACAAGAACGCGTTCTTCAAGGCCTACCGGACCCGCTCCGGGGTGATCGAGGGCGTGCCGGACCGCATCGTCGACGCCTGCCTCGCCAACTTCACCTTCACGGGCACGCCGGCGGATATCGACGGGCATCTCGCGGAACTTACGGCGTTTCGCGATGCCGGCGTGAACGAGTTGTGTTTCCGCTTGCACGACGATCCGGCCTACGCCATCCGCATCATCGGCGAACGGATCGTGCCGGCGCTGCGCTGA
- the dcm gene encoding DNA (cytosine-5-)-methyltransferase translates to MASNECDLAVHALRQAASRFSRVELAEHLDVSTKTIDRWERGRIASPRLVYRAISDLLREPMRYQVRETTPDFTFIDLFAGIGGTRIGFERAGGECIFTSEYDRHCVQTYRANFHPDHDIVGDIRSLAPHSIPNHDLLVAGFPCQPFSIAGVSKKNALGRAHGFACETQGTLFFDICRILEAKKPLAFMLENVRNLRSHDQGRTFKVIIRSLMDLGYSVDCRIIDAKAFVPQHRERVFIVGFRQPTAFTMDMVKIPDGAGPQLKQILHPEDGSESPEGHYTLDDLATVNQKYTLTAHLWKYLRDYAAKHKAQGNGFGFGLVGPEDIARTLSARYYKDGSEILVSRGSRRNPRRLTPRECARLMGFPDDFRIPVSDTQAYKQFGNSVVVPVIETIAKAMHPYILTVKAQATNDRQVAMVA, encoded by the coding sequence ATGGCCTCAAATGAGTGCGATCTTGCAGTCCATGCACTCAGGCAAGCCGCCTCCCGATTTAGTCGTGTCGAGCTTGCCGAACACCTCGATGTAAGTACGAAAACCATCGACAGATGGGAACGCGGGCGGATCGCGAGCCCGCGTCTGGTGTACCGGGCCATTTCTGACCTGCTTCGTGAACCGATGCGATACCAGGTGAGGGAAACGACTCCGGATTTCACCTTCATCGACCTGTTCGCAGGTATTGGCGGCACGCGAATTGGTTTCGAGCGTGCGGGAGGCGAATGCATTTTCACATCCGAATATGACAGGCACTGTGTACAAACCTACCGTGCCAACTTCCATCCGGATCACGATATCGTCGGTGACATCAGGAGCCTCGCTCCGCACTCCATCCCGAATCACGATCTTCTTGTCGCGGGCTTTCCATGTCAGCCTTTCTCCATCGCTGGCGTCTCAAAGAAGAACGCCTTGGGCCGGGCGCATGGGTTTGCGTGCGAAACCCAGGGAACGCTGTTCTTCGATATCTGCCGGATTCTGGAGGCGAAGAAGCCGCTGGCTTTCATGCTGGAGAACGTCCGCAATTTGCGATCCCATGATCAGGGGCGAACCTTTAAGGTCATCATCCGGTCCTTGATGGACCTGGGATACTCAGTTGACTGCCGCATCATCGACGCGAAGGCTTTCGTACCTCAGCACCGCGAGCGCGTATTCATAGTTGGATTCCGGCAGCCCACTGCTTTCACGATGGATATGGTCAAAATTCCTGATGGCGCCGGCCCGCAGCTGAAACAGATTCTGCACCCGGAAGACGGCTCGGAATCCCCCGAGGGCCACTACACGCTGGACGATCTGGCAACGGTAAATCAAAAGTACACGCTGACGGCCCACCTCTGGAAGTACCTCAGAGACTACGCTGCCAAACATAAGGCCCAGGGGAACGGTTTCGGCTTTGGTCTCGTGGGGCCCGAGGACATTGCCCGGACGCTATCGGCGCGCTACTACAAAGACGGGTCTGAAATCCTGGTGTCGCGCGGGTCGCGCCGCAATCCGCGACGACTCACGCCGCGGGAATGCGCCAGACTGATGGGTTTTCCGGACGACTTCAGGATCCCGGTGTCGGACACTCAGGCGTACAAGCAGTTCGGTAACTCGGTGGTCGTTCCGGTGATCGAGACGATCGCGAAGGCCATGCACCCATACATACTGACTGTTAAGGCGCAAGCCACCAACGACAGGCAGGTGGCAATGGTTGCGTAA
- the vsr gene encoding DNA mismatch endonuclease Vsr, whose amino-acid sequence MADVHDKKTRSRNMAAVRGKDTKPELLLRRELFRQGFRFRLHYGHLPGKPDIVLPKYRAVIHVHGCFWHGHNCPLFQWPATREDFWQKKITGNIARDQRTEDELKTAGWRVLTVWECALRGVGSATVESTASRVAHWIRSGRLSGQISGKSRR is encoded by the coding sequence ATGGCCGATGTTCACGACAAGAAGACCCGAAGTCGCAACATGGCGGCTGTCAGGGGAAAAGATACAAAACCAGAGTTGTTGTTGCGGCGTGAACTGTTTCGGCAGGGATTCCGGTTCCGGCTTCACTACGGACACTTGCCCGGTAAGCCCGACATCGTCTTGCCGAAATACCGGGCTGTCATTCATGTGCACGGGTGCTTCTGGCACGGGCACAACTGCCCGCTTTTCCAATGGCCAGCAACCCGTGAGGACTTCTGGCAGAAGAAAATTACCGGAAATATCGCTCGTGACCAACGGACAGAGGACGAATTGAAGACTGCCGGGTGGCGCGTACTGACAGTGTGGGAGTGTGCGCTCCGTGGTGTCGGCTCGGCTACAGTCGAGAGTACTGCTTCCCGAGTCGCCCACTGGATCCGCTCTGGCAGATTAAGTGGCCAGATTTCCGGAAAGTCACGCCGGTGA
- a CDS encoding MvaI/BcnI family restriction endonuclease, with protein sequence MSIGSLDGLLAQFQALGATRVLCKRLAENDNSKQQIYLGHGFDSLSLLPFGTVESDKSKTRPILKAAMPLYWLSDAGQMAPAKDTKLILYPQYPEVRMSGFLRGCPIAPAASMRPVPQAQRRFNNGPDGRLLFLAVLASQEVVAYLALAGSAIGSEFAGRNQRKPFGTSGVFLDVPLSGVGDARSLLLRRLREIHRAGWHRSCRLHSDGTRHPYAARNGAGYTLEALFGIVPNGRAEPDFHGWELKACGSDRVTLMTPEPDLGYYGDKGVAAFVRRYGHVADGDTLYFTGSHRFGRICSSTNQILTLRGFDAEGSRIIDVQGGIYLVTSTGEDSAGWSFGRLLEHWGRKHASAVYVPYEIRDGEIREYLYTSPAELGEGTNFVRFLKALAAGLVIYDPGSKLSAVNTRRPKAKARSQFRIRRQNLVSLYDRFTAESIL encoded by the coding sequence GTGAGTATTGGCAGCCTCGACGGACTGCTCGCTCAGTTTCAGGCGCTCGGTGCAACCCGGGTTCTATGCAAGCGCCTGGCGGAGAACGACAACTCTAAGCAGCAGATCTATCTGGGCCACGGCTTCGACTCGCTGAGCCTCCTGCCGTTCGGCACGGTCGAGTCGGACAAATCGAAAACGCGGCCGATCCTTAAGGCTGCCATGCCGCTGTACTGGTTGAGTGATGCAGGACAGATGGCGCCGGCGAAAGACACAAAACTCATCCTGTATCCGCAGTATCCGGAGGTTCGAATGTCCGGATTCCTGCGGGGTTGCCCGATTGCCCCTGCTGCATCCATGCGTCCCGTTCCGCAGGCGCAACGTCGGTTCAATAACGGACCGGATGGGCGGCTGCTATTCCTTGCGGTTCTTGCAAGTCAGGAAGTGGTGGCCTACCTCGCGCTTGCGGGTTCGGCAATTGGCAGCGAGTTTGCAGGGAGAAATCAGCGCAAGCCATTTGGCACCTCAGGCGTTTTTCTGGATGTGCCGCTCTCAGGTGTCGGGGATGCCCGATCGCTCTTACTGCGACGATTGCGCGAGATACACCGCGCAGGCTGGCATCGATCCTGCCGCCTCCACTCGGATGGAACACGACATCCGTATGCTGCGCGAAATGGTGCCGGTTACACCCTGGAGGCGCTGTTCGGTATCGTCCCGAATGGACGCGCCGAGCCCGACTTTCATGGTTGGGAATTGAAGGCGTGCGGCTCGGATCGTGTCACTCTCATGACGCCGGAACCAGACTTGGGATACTACGGTGACAAAGGGGTCGCTGCGTTTGTTCGCCGCTACGGTCATGTCGCCGATGGAGACACTTTGTACTTCACCGGTAGTCACCGCTTCGGAAGGATCTGCTCATCGACTAACCAGATCCTGACATTACGTGGATTCGATGCTGAAGGTTCGAGGATCATCGACGTCCAGGGTGGCATCTACCTGGTTACGTCCACTGGTGAAGACAGCGCTGGCTGGTCTTTCGGTCGCTTATTGGAACATTGGGGCCGAAAGCATGCGTCGGCCGTCTATGTTCCGTATGAGATCCGCGACGGCGAGATTCGCGAGTATTTGTACACCAGTCCTGCAGAGTTGGGAGAAGGAACAAATTTCGTCAGGTTTCTGAAGGCACTGGCAGCAGGATTGGTCATCTATGACCCCGGCTCGAAGCTCTCAGCGGTGAACACGCGGCGGCCCAAGGCAAAGGCCAGGAGCCAGTTCAGGATAAGGCGGCAGAACCTGGTCAGCCTTTATGATCGCTTCACCGCCGAGTCAATCCTGTGA
- a CDS encoding ABC transporter permease has translation MQIDWSTWRHLMRGALRQMWRYRLRSALVICCAALGVAGAVTAVNYASGGRAQVLEKIRRLGTNVIVVNAEQSRAVAGRARTGQIVTTLQEPDYQAIRREVDGVVRSSAVVTSGLRLKAGYNSKVAPVIGVEPDFFAIKHWTLTAGDFFDADDLRRSARVVLVGHTVARDLWGEESPLGQRLFINRVPFEVAGVLGERGQGLDVINEDLQVYVPLTTAMRRLLNIDHYGSILFELHDSAAMDRVSGEIEALLRVRHRISPYRPDDFRVSNQRDLIETQIASANRLGFLVRWIGLSGLLVAGLGVLAIAWIAVRDRTVEIGTRRALGATAPDVFFQFAFEAMVLAAIGAASGIALGWAASRLAAAQAALPFIFEGGNALAALAMALVLNLVFASWPALRAARLDPIRALKHE, from the coding sequence ATGCAGATCGACTGGAGCACCTGGCGCCACCTGATGCGCGGAGCGCTGCGCCAGATGTGGCGCTACCGGCTGCGCTCCGCGCTGGTCATCTGTTGCGCGGCGCTCGGCGTCGCCGGCGCGGTGACCGCCGTGAACTACGCCTCCGGCGGGCGCGCCCAGGTGCTCGAGAAGATCCGGCGGCTCGGCACGAACGTGATCGTGGTGAACGCCGAGCAGAGCCGCGCGGTTGCCGGCCGGGCGCGCACCGGCCAGATCGTCACCACCCTGCAGGAGCCCGACTACCAGGCGATCCGTCGCGAGGTGGACGGCGTCGTGCGCTCCTCCGCGGTGGTCACCTCGGGGCTGCGCCTGAAGGCCGGCTACAACTCCAAGGTCGCGCCGGTCATCGGCGTGGAGCCCGACTTCTTCGCGATCAAGCACTGGACGCTCACCGCAGGCGACTTTTTCGACGCGGACGACCTGCGCCGTTCGGCCCGCGTGGTGCTGGTGGGGCATACGGTGGCGCGCGATCTGTGGGGTGAGGAATCACCGCTCGGCCAGCGGCTGTTCATCAACCGCGTGCCGTTCGAGGTGGCCGGCGTGCTCGGCGAACGCGGGCAGGGGCTCGACGTCATCAACGAGGACCTGCAGGTCTACGTGCCGCTCACCACCGCCATGCGCCGGCTGCTGAACATCGACCACTACGGCTCGATCCTGTTCGAGCTGCACGATTCGGCCGCCATGGATCGCGTGTCGGGCGAGATCGAGGCGCTGCTGCGCGTGCGCCACCGCATTTCGCCGTACCGCCCGGACGACTTCCGCGTCAGCAACCAGCGCGACCTGATCGAGACGCAAATCGCATCCGCCAACCGCCTCGGCTTCCTGGTGCGCTGGATCGGCCTGTCGGGCCTGCTGGTTGCCGGTCTCGGCGTGCTCGCCATCGCCTGGATCGCAGTGCGCGACCGCACGGTCGAGATCGGCACGCGCCGCGCGCTCGGCGCCACTGCGCCCGACGTGTTCTTCCAGTTCGCCTTCGAGGCCATGGTGCTCGCCGCCATCGGCGCGGCGTCCGGCATCGCGCTCGGCTGGGCGGCCTCGCGCCTCGCCGCGGCGCAGGCAGCGCTGCCCTTCATCTTCGAGGGGGGCAATGCACTCGCCGCGCTCGCCATGGCGCTGGTGCTGAATCTGGTGTTCGCGAGCTGGCCCGCGCTGCGCGCGGCCCGCCTCGACCCGATCCGGGCGCTGAAGCACGAGTGA
- a CDS encoding ABC transporter permease, with protein sequence MNVLQSVPLALRTISRNRLRSFFMMLGVTIGIASLTALASVGEATKQETMRRFKRMLGTFDVVIINPGGASTRGMPSLTTVPPVLKEEDAKAIASEVSLVRQVATMQFAFDIDVKYGDKTRSPSVMGVSANWAEVRGEDIALGEGITEEDNATMARVAIIGEDLRKEFFTGEDPLGKQIRIADVPFQVKGVLVARGVGPGGASMDNTLAIPVTTASRRLFNRDYFTGMLAQLKDPAQASRAIADITALLRERHGIVPPAEDDFTVTSPQAQVDRITDVGSTLSRVLVGVAVIATLIGGTVIMSLMLIAVSERRREIGVRRAVGASRGDIMLQFLVEAAIVSFIGGLLGIAIGLGGTAIAAALTKLPPAILWGAIGAAAAMSVGIGLIFGLQPAWRAANVDPIEALRS encoded by the coding sequence ATGAATGTCCTGCAATCCGTTCCGCTCGCTCTGCGCACGATCTCCCGCAATCGCCTGCGCAGCTTCTTCATGATGCTCGGTGTCACCATCGGCATCGCGTCGCTGACCGCGCTCGCGTCGGTCGGCGAGGCGACCAAGCAGGAAACCATGCGCCGCTTCAAGCGCATGCTCGGCACCTTCGACGTGGTCATCATCAACCCGGGCGGCGCCAGTACCCGCGGCATGCCTTCGCTGACGACGGTTCCGCCCGTGCTCAAGGAGGAGGATGCGAAAGCGATCGCGAGCGAGGTGTCGCTGGTGCGGCAGGTCGCCACGATGCAGTTCGCCTTCGACATCGACGTCAAGTACGGCGACAAGACCCGCAGCCCCTCGGTGATGGGAGTATCCGCCAACTGGGCCGAAGTGCGCGGCGAGGACATTGCGCTCGGCGAAGGCATCACCGAGGAGGACAACGCCACCATGGCCCGCGTGGCGATCATCGGCGAGGACCTGCGCAAGGAGTTCTTCACGGGCGAGGATCCGCTCGGCAAGCAGATCCGGATCGCCGACGTGCCGTTCCAGGTGAAGGGCGTCCTGGTGGCGCGCGGCGTCGGACCGGGCGGCGCGAGCATGGACAACACCCTCGCCATACCGGTCACCACCGCGTCGCGCCGCCTGTTCAACCGCGACTACTTCACCGGCATGCTGGCGCAGTTGAAGGACCCGGCCCAGGCGAGTCGCGCCATCGCCGACATCACCGCGCTGCTGCGCGAGCGCCACGGCATCGTGCCGCCGGCGGAAGACGACTTCACCGTCACCAGTCCGCAGGCGCAGGTGGATCGCATCACCGACGTCGGCTCGACCTTGTCCCGGGTGCTCGTGGGTGTCGCGGTCATCGCCACGCTGATCGGCGGCACGGTGATCATGAGCCTGATGCTGATCGCGGTGTCGGAGCGACGCCGCGAAATCGGCGTGCGCCGGGCGGTCGGGGCAAGCCGCGGCGACATCATGCTGCAGTTCCTGGTCGAGGCGGCCATCGTTTCCTTCATCGGCGGGCTGCTGGGGATCGCGATCGGGCTCGGCGGCACCGCCATTGCGGCGGCACTGACCAAGCTGCCGCCGGCCATCCTCTGGGGCGCGATCGGCGCAGCGGCGGCGATGTCCGTCGGCATCGGCCTTATCTTCGGCCTGCAGCCGGCCTGGCGCGCGGCGAATGTGGATCCGATCGAGGCGCTGCGATCCTGA
- a CDS encoding ABC transporter ATP-binding protein → MIEVSHIARTYTRGDGTPVPALKDVSFTIGPGEFVTVRGASGSGKSSLLNILGCLDTPTSGHYRLDGEDVSQYNDQQRSRIRNRKIGFVFQSFNLLPRTTAVENVEIPALYSSGRVDRERALAILGRVGLAERAAHFVAELSGGEQQRVAIARALMNDPPLLLADEPTGNLDSAAGEAIMRLLTELHGEGRTIVLVTHDENVAAYAKREILIRDGVVASDRARSSAPAAAMRSA, encoded by the coding sequence ATGATCGAGGTCAGCCACATTGCCAGGACGTACACCCGCGGCGACGGCACGCCGGTGCCGGCGCTCAAGGACGTTTCCTTCACCATCGGCCCGGGCGAGTTCGTCACCGTGCGCGGTGCGTCCGGGTCGGGCAAGTCGTCGCTGCTGAACATTCTCGGTTGTCTCGATACGCCGACCTCGGGCCACTACCGGCTCGACGGCGAGGACGTCTCGCAGTACAACGACCAGCAGCGCTCGCGCATCAGGAACCGCAAGATCGGCTTCGTGTTCCAGTCGTTCAACCTGCTGCCGCGCACCACCGCGGTCGAGAACGTGGAAATTCCCGCCTTGTACTCGAGCGGGCGCGTCGATCGCGAACGGGCGCTCGCGATCCTCGGTCGCGTCGGGCTCGCCGAGCGCGCCGCGCACTTCGTCGCGGAGCTGTCGGGGGGCGAGCAGCAGCGCGTGGCGATCGCGCGCGCCCTGATGAACGATCCGCCGCTCCTGCTCGCCGACGAGCCGACCGGCAACCTCGACTCGGCTGCCGGCGAGGCGATCATGAGGCTGCTGACCGAACTGCATGGCGAGGGACGCACCATCGTGCTGGTCACGCACGACGAGAACGTCGCCGCCTATGCGAAACGCGAGATCCTGATCCGTGACGGCGTGGTGGCCTCCGACCGGGCCAGGTCGTCCGCGCCGGCAGCGGCCATGCGCAGCGCCTGA